A window from Citrobacter amalonaticus encodes these proteins:
- a CDS encoding universal stress protein, whose protein sequence is MNKSILMPVDILAMDLSDKAIAWADHMLNKEEGVLHLLHVFPKLQASPMRGFASDIKKYEEYMTNDAQEKMLALARKFKTPLERIRFEVRHGNIRDEVNDAAAAHNAEMIIIGSRKPGIATHLLGSAAANILRYAKVPVMVVR, encoded by the coding sequence ATGAACAAATCCATTTTAATGCCGGTTGATATTCTGGCGATGGACCTTTCTGACAAAGCGATTGCCTGGGCCGATCACATGCTCAATAAAGAAGAGGGCGTGCTACATCTGCTGCACGTTTTCCCTAAGCTGCAGGCGTCGCCAATGCGCGGCTTTGCTTCGGATATCAAAAAATACGAAGAGTACATGACCAACGATGCGCAGGAGAAAATGCTCGCGCTGGCGAGAAAATTCAAAACGCCGCTGGAGAGGATTCGCTTTGAAGTCCGACACGGCAATATTCGCGATGAGGTGAATGACGCGGCAGCGGCGCATAATGCCGAAATGATTATTATCGGCTCACGCAAACCGGGGATTGCCACCCATCTGCTGGGCTCGGCAGCCGCTAATATTTTGCGTTACGCAAAGGTGCCGGTAATGGTTGTTCGTTAA